The genomic window ACCGAGCTCGGCGACGCCGTCGATGACCCGCTTGTACACGTCGAGCATCAGGTGACGCTTCTGCGCGGGCTCGCTGGCGGCCAGCCGTTTGACGAATTCCTGTTCCTGCGCCACGGCGGGGTTGCCCGGGTCCTGGATCAGCCAGTTGATCAGGCCGACGCGGCTCTCCACTTGCGGCACGAATCCGAACGACAGCAGGATCTCCGGCCGATGATCGGTCGTTTGGGCGAACTCGGTCAAAAAGCCCACGATCGCGTCGGAGTACAGCAGCTGCGTCATGGCGTAGTTCGCGCCCTGGTCGCACTTGAACTTGAGTCGACCGTGTTCGCCCTCCCGGGTCGGAATCAGGATCACCCCGCGATTGGGCACCAGGTCGCGGTAGATCGACAGGGCGTCGGTCGGTGCGACCCCGGAACCCTCGCCGTCGTTCATGGTGCGCGGCACACCGACGAACACCACACCTTCCATGCGGGCCTCGATCAGCTCGGTGAGCCGCCCGCGCAGCGAGGGTTCGTCCATGAAAGCGGTGACCTGCGTGCACAGGCCGCTGATCCCCGGGAACTCGGGCCGCACGATCGACCAGAAGTCGAGCACGTCCAGCTTCTGCTTCATCGGAACCGGGCGGTCGTCGTCCTCGGCGATGATGCCGGGAATCATGACGTGCCGGATTTGGCCGTCGAGCCCGGTCTCAGCCGAGTACCGCACCAACTTCGCCGCGTCTTCTTCGGCGCGCGCTCGACCGTCGTCGGTGTTCGGCGGCACCAACTCGAGCGCGATGGTGTTGAGGGTCACGCGGGTCCTCTCCGTTCTGACGACTGCGCCCGGAGCCGCCGGGCATATCGGCGGCGGTAACCAGACCCCCGCCAGCATAGGGCTGGGATAGTGAGGCAGCCGAAGCAACTGGGTTGTCACGCCGAATACACTGGTCGCGCCGAAAGAACACCGTCATGCCGAGCAGAAAGGGGTGCCGCGCTGAGCCTGAAAAACCCGGCAGCGGCGGCCACCGTCGAGTTGACCGGCGTCATCACCGCCCGGCTCCGGGGGTACTTGCACGAACGGCGCACCGAGACCGCCTATATCGGCGACGACTACGGCGTGCTCGTGGCCGCGCTGGAGGATTTTGTCCTCGGCGGTGGCAAACGGCTGCGGCCCACGTTCGCCTACTGGGGCTGGCGCGCGGTGGCCAGCGCCGAACCCGATCCCGAAGTGCTGCTGCTGTTTTCCGCCCTGGAGCTGCTGCACGCGTCGGCGCTGGTGCATGACGACGTGATCGATGACTCGTCCACGCGCCGCGGCCGGCCGACATCCCATGTCCGCTTTGCGGCGCTGCACCGCGACCGCAAGTGGCGGGGTTCGGCCGACAGGTTCGGGGTTTCGGCGGCCATTCTCGTCGGCGACCTCGCGCTGGCCTGGGCTGACGACATCGTCTTCGGGGCAGATCTCTCGCCGGAGGCGCATCGGCGCGTCCGGCGAGTCTGGGCCGACCTGCGGACCGAGGTGCTCGGCGGGCAGTACCTCGACATCGTCGCCGAGGCCAGCGCGGCCGAGTCGATCGAGTC from Mycobacterium shigaense includes these protein-coding regions:
- a CDS encoding mycobacterial-type methylenetetrahydrofolate reductase, whose protein sequence is MTLNTIALELVPPNTDDGRARAEEDAAKLVRYSAETGLDGQIRHVMIPGIIAEDDDRPVPMKQKLDVLDFWSIVRPEFPGISGLCTQVTAFMDEPSLRGRLTELIEARMEGVVFVGVPRTMNDGEGSGVAPTDALSIYRDLVPNRGVILIPTREGEHGRLKFKCDQGANYAMTQLLYSDAIVGFLTEFAQTTDHRPEILLSFGFVPQVESRVGLINWLIQDPGNPAVAQEQEFVKRLAASEPAQKRHLMLDVYKRVIDGVAELGFPLSIHLEATYGLSGPAFQTFAEMISYWSPAQRV
- the idsA2 gene encoding bifunctional (2E,6E)-farnesyl/geranyl diphosphate synthase, producing the protein MTGVITARLRGYLHERRTETAYIGDDYGVLVAALEDFVLGGGKRLRPTFAYWGWRAVASAEPDPEVLLLFSALELLHASALVHDDVIDDSSTRRGRPTSHVRFAALHRDRKWRGSADRFGVSAAILVGDLALAWADDIVFGADLSPEAHRRVRRVWADLRTEVLGGQYLDIVAEASAAESIESAMNVNTFKTACYTVTRPLQLGAAAAGDRPDVQAVLGQFGTDIGVAFQLRDDVLGVFGDPAVTGKPSGDDLRSGKRTVLLAEALQLADAADPSAAELLRNSIGAHLTDAQVAELREAIESVGALAATEDRIATLTRRALDTLTAAPINAEAKSGLSELARMATNRSA